In the genome of Candidatus Omnitrophota bacterium, the window AATCCCGGCGGCTTCAAGTTTTCTCAGGCTGTGCGAAACAGCCGACTGCTCCATCCCCAGTGTCTTTACGAGTTCGCACACGCAGAGTTCACCCCCCGAGAGGAGAAGAAAAATCCCGAGTCTCGCGTCGTCACCCAGCGTTTTAAAGATCTTCACATATTGTTTCATGATCGTCCCTCCGTAAACATATGAACACATTATCATATGTTCATATGTCTGTCAAGCGCTCAGCGCGCTATGGCAGGGGAACCGGCTTGATAC includes:
- a CDS encoding winged helix-turn-helix transcriptional regulator; translated protein: MIMCSYVYGGTIMKQYVKIFKTLGDDARLGIFLLLSGGELCVCELVKTLGMEQSAVSHSLRKLEAAGIVKKKRSGKWKLYSLTDFASKDKTLKCISKEICLTPALSRGLKLCEKQKVRSNCGANKRISKK